The following DNA comes from Streptomyces sp. NBC_00273.
CGACGACGGCGGCCGGTCCGGACCCGTCCCAGATGGTGACGGTCCCGGACACCCCCTACGACAGCTCCCTGTGGACGGACTCCGACGACGAGGGCCTGGGCGCCCGCGACCGTCGCGCCCCCTGAGGCAGCCCGTCACGGGCCCGCATCCACCCGCGCCCCGTCCGGTCCGGCCGTCCGCGGCCGGGCCGCCCGGGGCACCCCTCATCACTCCTCCCGGAGTCTTCTTTGGCCACAGGCACGGAACGACCCCAGCAGCGGCCCGGCGGCGTCCATGACGCCTCACGGGCCGCGATCGCGGCCCGGCACCTGCGGACCGACCGGTGGTGGCTGGCCCCCGCCGGCACCGCGGCCGGGCTGTTCGCCTTCATCGTCTACTCGACCTGGCGGGCCTTCGCGAACGCCGACTACTACGCGGCCCCGTACGTCTCCCCCTTCTACTCCCCGTGTCTCGCGGAGAACTGCGTCCCGATGAAGGGCGGGCCCAACTGGGAGGTCTTCGGCAGCTGGTGGGGCCTCTCCCCCGCCCTGCTGATCCTGATCTTCCCGCTCGGCTTCCGGCTGACCTGCTACTACTACCGCAAGGCCTACTACCGGGGCTTCTGGGCCTCGCCGCCCGCCTGCGCGGTCGCCGAACCGCACGCGAGGTACACCGGCGAGTCCCGCTTCCCGCTGATCCTCCAGAACGCGCACCGGTACTTCTTCTACGCGGCGGTCCCGGTCGCGGGCATCCTCACGTACGACACGGTGCTGACCTTCCGCGACGAGCACTACGACTGGGGCCACATGGGCCTCGGGACCCTGCTGTTCCTGGTCAACATCACGCTGATCTGGGCCTACACCCTGTCCTGCCACTCCTGCCGCCACATCATGGGCGGCCGGCTCAAGCACTTCTCGAAGCACCCGGTGCGCTACCGGCTCTGGGGCTGGATCAGCCGGCTCAACGCCCGCCACATGCAACTGGCGTGGGCCTCCCTGATCAGCGTGGCCCTCTGCGACTTCTACGTGTACCTGCTGGCCAGCGGCGCCTTCACCGACCCGAGGATCTTCTGAGATGGCTCAAGTGGAACGGCAGCAGTGGGACGTGGTCGTGGTCGGCGCCGGGGGCGCCGGGCTGCGGGCCGCGATCGAGGCCCGCGAGCGCGGCGCCCGTACCGCCGTGATCTGCAAGTCCCTCTTCGGCAAGGCCCATACGGTGATGGCGGAGGGCGGGATCGCCGCCTCCATGGGCAACGTCAACGAGCACGACAACTGGCAGGTGCACTTCCGCGACACCATGCGCGGGGGAAAGTTCCTCAACCAGTGGCGGATGGCGGAACTCCACGCGAAGGAGGCCCCCGACCGGGTCTGGGAGCTGGAGACCTGGGGGGCGCTCTTCGACCGGACGCCCGACGGGAAGATCTCCCAGCGCAACTTCGGCGGGCACGAGTACCCGCGCCTCGCGCACGTCGGCGACCGCACCGGCCTGGAGCTGATCCGCACGCTCCAGCAGAAGATCGTCGCGCTCCAGCAGGAGGACTTCAAGGAGTACGGGGACTACGAGGCCCGTCTCAAGGTCTTCCAGGAGTGCACGGTCACCAGGGTCCTGAAGGAGGGGCCGAGGGTTTCGGGCGCCTTCTGCTACGAGCGCGAGTCCGGCCGCTTCTTCGTGCTGGAGGCCCCGGCGGTCGTCCTCGCCACGGGCGGGATCGGCAAGTCCTTCAAGACCACCTCCAACTCCTGGGAGTACACGGGCGACGGCCACGCGCTGGCCCTGCTCGCGGGTGCGCCCCTGCTCAACATGGAGTTCGTGCAGTTCCACCCGACCGGCATGGTCTGGCCGCCGTCGGTCAAGGGCATCCTCGTCACCGAGTCCGTGCGCGGTGACGGCGGGGTGCTGCGCAACTCCGAGGGCAAGCGGTTCATGTTCGACTACGTCCCCGACGTCTTCAAGGAGAAGTACGCCGAGTCGGAGGCGGAGGGCGACCGCTGGTACGAGGACCCGGACCACAACCGGCGCCCGCCCGAACTGCTGCCGCGCGACGAGGTGGCGCGGGCGATCAACTCCGAGGTGAAGGCGGGCCGCGGCTCACCGCACGGCGGGGTCTTCCTCGACGTGTCCACCCGGATGCCGGCCGAGCGGATCAAGCGGCGGCTCCCGTCGATGTACCACCAGTTCAAGGAGCTGGCGGACGTGGACATCACGGCGGAGCCGATGGAGGTGGGTCCGACCTGCCACTACGTGATGGGCGGGATCGCGGTCGACTCGGAGTCCGCCGCCACCGTCGGGGTGCCGGGGCTGTTCGCGGCGGGTGAGGTCGCGGGCGGGATGCACGGCTCGAACCGGCTCGGCGGCAACTCCCTCTCCGACCTGCTGGTCTTCGGACGGCGGGCCGGGCTGCACGCGGCGCAGTACGCCGCCGCCGCCGGACGCCCGGCGGTCGCCCAGGCGGAGATCGACGCGGCGGCGACGGAGGCGCTGGCCCCCTTCCACGCCGCCGAGGGCGCGGAGAACCCGTACACGCTCCACCAGGAACTGCAGACGACGATGAACGACCTCGTCGGCATCATCCGGCGCGCGGGCGAGATGGCCGAGGCGCTGGAGAGGCTCGCGACCCTGCGCGTACGGGCCTCCCGGGCCGGTGTCGAGGGACACCGGCAGTTCAACCCCGGCTGGCACCTCGCCCTGGACCTGCGGAACATGCTGCTGGTCAGCGAGTGCGTGGCCCGCGCGGCCCTGGAGCGCACCGAAAGCCGGGGCGGGCACACCCGCGAGGACTGCCCGTCGATGGAGCGCAGCTGGCGGCCGGTGAACCTGCTGTGCCGGCCGGTCGACCCGGTGCCGGCGGATCCGGCGGCCGACCGGATCGCCCTGGTCCGCACGCTCACCGAGCCCATCCGCCCCGACCTGCTCGCGCTCTTCGAGAAGGAAGAGCTGGTCAAGTACCTCGCCGAAGAGGAGCTGTACGAATGAGTACGTACGACGCGAGCTTCCGGATCTGGCGGGGCGACGCGGAGGGCGGGGAACTGCGGGACTTCACCGTCGAGGTGCACGACGGTGAGGTGGTGCTGGACATCGTCCACCGGCTCCAGGCCACCCAGGCCTCGGACCTGGCGGTGCGCTGGAACTGCAAGGCGGGCAAGTGCGGCTCGTGCAGTGCGGAGGTCAACGGCCGGCCGCGGCTGATGTGCATGACGCGCATGTCCACCTTCGAGCGGTCCGAGACGATCACCGTCACGCCGCTGCGCGCCTTCCCGATCGTCCGGGACCTGGTCACGGACGTGTCCTTCAACTACGCCAAGGCGCGGGAGGTCCCGGCCTTCGTGCCGCCGGAAGGGGTGGCCCCGGGCGCGTACCGGATGCAGCAGATCGACGTGGAGCGCTCGCAGGAGTTCCGCAAGTGCATCGAGTGCTTCCTGTGCCAGGACACCTGCCACGTGGTGCGCGACCACGAGGAGAACAAGGGCGCCTTCGCCGGTCCGCGCTTCCTGATGCGGGTGGCGGAGCTGGACATGCACCCGCTGGACGCGGCGGAGGAGGCGGGCCTGGACCGCAAGCGCACCGCGCAGGAGGAGCACGGGCTCGGATACTGCAACATCACCAAGTGCTGTACGGAGGTCTGCCCGGAGGGCATCAAGATCACCGACAATGCGCTGATCCCGCTGAAGGAGCGGGCGGTGGACCGCAAGTACGACCCGCTGGTGTGGCTGGGGAACAAGATCGGCCGCCGACAGGGCTGACGGCCGGGCCCGGGCCCCGTCGGAAGGGCCCGGGCCGGCGGCCGCCGGTACGACTCCGCATGCGAGGCCGGGAAACCCCCCATAACCTCCCAATTGTGATTCCGCCGAGAAGCAGGCCGCGCCGCAGGACGTTCGCACGGGCCGGGCTCGCCCTGGCGGCCGGGCTGCTCGCGGTCAGCGGCTGGGGCGCGGCCGGGGCGACGCCCGCGCGGGCCGAGGATCCCGTCACCCTGTCCCAGCAGGGTCAGATCACCGACCTCGTGGGGGCCCTGGGCGACCGGCAGGGCGCCGTCACCGCCGCGCTCGACGAACTGTACGCCGACCGGAAGATCCAGCTCTTCGTCGTCTACGTACGGGACTTCTCCGGGCGCTCCGCCCAGAGCTGGGCCGACGCCACCGCGCAGCGCAACGGCCTCGGCCAGAACGACGTCCTGCTGGCCGTGGCGACCGGGGCCCGCCAGTACGCCTATTCGGCCGATGTCGACTCCGGTTTCACCGAGCAGCAGCTGGCCACCGTCGCGCAGACCGCCATCGAGCCCGCCCTGAAGCAGAACGACTGGGCGGGCGCCGCCATCGGCGCGGCCAACGGCTACAACGCCGTCCTCGGTGGTCAGCCGGTCCCGGTGCCCACCATCACCCCCGGCCCGGCGGACCCCGGCGGCAAGGGGAGCGGCGAGAGCGGGGCCGGGGACTTCGTGCTCCCGGTGGTCGCCGTCGGCGCGGCCGGGGCGCTCGCGGCGTACGCGTACACCCGCCGCAAGCGCAAGTACGCGGCCGGGGGCGGGCGCGGTACGACGACCGGGCCGGGCTGGCCCGAAGGGGCGCCGGACCGGCTCCCGCTGCCGGAGCTGGACGCCACGGCCAAGACCCTGCTGGTGGACACCGACGACGCGGTCCGCACCAGCACCGAGGAGCTCGGTTTCGCGTCGGCCCAGTTCGGCGAGGAGGCGGCCCGTCCCTTCGTCGCGGCCTTGGCGTACGCCAAGGACGAGCTGACGCAGGCCTTCCGGCTGCGCCAGCAGCTCGACGACGCCTACCCGGAGGACGATGCGACCCGGCGCCGGATGCTGGACGAGATCGTCGCCCGGTGCACCGAGGCGAACCGGCGGCTGGACGCCGAGTCGGCGGACTTCGACCGGCTGCGGGACCTGGAGAAGAACGCCCCGCAGGCCCTGGCGTCCGTGGAGGAGCGCTACCTGGAGCTGACCGGCCGCACCACCACCGCCGAGGCGACGCTGACCGCGCTGGCCCGGCGGTACGCGGACTCGGCGTCCGCGCCCGTCGCCTCCAACGCCGAACAGGCCAAGGACCGGCTGCTGTTCGCGGCGACCAACCTGGGCCTGGCCCACGCGGCCGTCGACGCCGCCGACAACGGCACGGCGGCCGTGCACGTACGGTCCGCCGAGGGTGCGGTGGACCAGGCGGCGACCTTGATGGACGCGGTCGAGCGGCGGGCGCAGGAACTGGCGGAGGCGGCCGGGAAGCTGCCGGGCGCGCAGACCGAGACGGACACCGACCTCGCGGACGCCCGTGGGCTGCTCACCGGCACCGCGGAGGGCACCTCGACGGCGGACCTGCGCGGGCGGATCGGCCGGGCGGAGGCCGTACTGGCCGACGTACGGCGCGAGGAGGCGGCCGGCCGGTACGACCCCATCGACGCCCTGCGCCGGGTCGAGGAGGCCGACGCGGCCCTCGACGAGGCACTGGCCGGGGCGCGGGAACGGGAGTCGGGGCGGCAGCGGGCGGTGGCCCTGCTCGACCAGGCCCTGCTGGCGGCGCGCAGCTCGATCGGTGCGGCGACGGACTACATCACCACCACCCGGGGCGCAGTGGGCAGCCGGGCCCGCACCCGGCTGGCGGAAGCGGGCCGGCACCTGGAACGGGCGGTGTCGGTGGCGGCGGCCGACCCGGCGGGGGCGCTGGCCGAGGCCCAGCGGGCGGACGGACTGGCGCGGGAGGCGCAGCAGCTGGCGGAGCAGGACGTACGGGCGTACCAGGACCCGTACGCGGGCCGGCGACCCGGCGGCGGCCAGGGCGGCGCCGTACTGGGCGGGATCATCCTCGGCGAGATCCTGCGGGGCGGCCGGGGCGGCGGAGGCGGTTTCGGGGGCTTCGGCGGCGGGGGCGGGGGCTTCGGGGGCGGTTTCGGCGGCGGCGGGGGCGGCAGCGGTCCCGGCTCCTTCGGCGGCGGCGGAACGCGCGGCCGCATGGGCGGCGGCGGCCGCTTCTGAACGGCACACACATCGGCCCTGACCAGGAGAGACCCACCATGAGCAAGCAGACCATCCTCGGCCGCGTCACCCAGCTCGCCAAAGCGAACATCAACGCGCTGCTGGACCAGGCGGAGGACCCGCAGAAGATGCTGGACCAGCTGATCCGCGACTACTCGAACAACATCTCGGAGGCGGAGCAGGCGGTCGCGACGACGATCGGCAACCTGCGGATGCTGGAGGCGGACCACAAGGAGGACGTGGAGGCGGCCGCCGAGTGGGGCGGCAAGGCTCTGGCGGCGAGCAAGAAGGCGGACGAGCTGCGGGCGTCGGGGGCGACGGCGGACGCCGACACGTTCGACAACCTCGCGAAGGTGGCGCTGGGCCGGCAGATCCAGTCCGAGAAGGAGGCGACCGTGGCGGAGCCGACGATCGCGGCCCAGACGGAGGTCGTCGACAAGCTCAAGTCGGGCCTGGACGCGATGCGGAACAAGCTGACGGAGCTCCAGGCGAAGCGAGACGAACTGGTGGCCCGGGCGAAGACGGCCCAGGCGCAGAACACGATGCTGGACGCGGTGAAGAACATCGACGTCATGGACCCGACGAGCGATTTGGCGCGCTTCGAGGACAAGGTGCGGCGGGAGGAGGCGAGGGCGCTGGGCAGGCAGGAGCTCGCCGCGTCCTCCCTGGACGCCCAGTTCGAAGCCCTGGACGACCTGGGCAAGACCTCGGAGATCGAGGCCCGGCTCGCCGCCCTCAAATCCCGCAAGGCCGCCTAGAAGAGACGGGCCCGTCGCACACCACGTGCGACGGGCCCGTCCGCACGGGGCGCCACAAAACCAGTGGAGCCGCCCCGCCGTGCGTCGTTACCGTGCTGCCGAACAAGTCGTCTAGGCAAGGACGTTCCGTTGTACACCCTGTGAGACCCCCCGAGTGCTGATTCGTCGCGCGTCGCACATGTGCGCCGCGCTCCTTTCTGCTGCGGTCTTCTCACTGGAACCGGTGTACTTCTGTGCTCAATACCTGGGTGGTCGCTCCCACCTGCCTGCCGCTCGTTCTCCGCCGATGCCACACGTGCGCGTCCGAGCGCTTCCGGGCGAACGGCAAATTCCGCGTCAACGCCAACCACAAGCTCCTCGACGCCTGGCTCCTCGTGCTCTGCACCGCTTGCGGGGACACGGCGAAGCTCACGGTCCTGGAGCGGGTGCACGTGCGCTCCGTACGACCCGAGCTGCTGGACCGACTGCACGACAACGACCCGGGCCTGGCAGCCGAACTGCTCCAGGATCCGGTCGTGCGGCGCCGCAATCACATCGCCCTCGACTGGGACGGCGCCTGGCGCCTCGACACCGGCGGATCGGATCACCTGGACCGCGAGGTGATCGACGTCTCGGTCCGCTTCGCAGCACGGATCCCGGTCCGGCCCGTGCGATTGATCTCTGAGGGGTGCGGTCTTTCACGGGCCGAGGTCGAGAGACTGATCACGGACGGGAAGCTCGTCTCGGCGGTCCGGCTGGGCGGCAAGCTCTCCGGGGACTTCACCTTCACGCTCAAGCGCTGACCCCTCCCCGGGGGCCCGGGGCCGGTCCGGCGGGATCCGCCGGACCGGCCCTGGGTCGCCTACGTCGGCTGGAGCCGGAACCCCTCGGCCCGCTCCGCCGCGGCGGCCCGCACGTCCGGATCCTCCATCGGGTCGTCACGCAGTGCGACCACCTGTTGCCGCACCCCGGCGTCGGCGCGCACGGCGGCGACGGCCAGCAGTCGGGTCCGTGCCTCGCAGTCCCGCAGGCACTCGCCGTACAGGTCCTGTGCCCCGCCCGGGTCGATGGCCGCGATCGCTTCCAGGTAGTCGGCCCGCTCGTAGGTGTGGGGCGTCCGCTTCACGAGGCGGCGCAACCGCGGCACCGCGGCGGCTGCGAGGGGCCCGAGGTGGGCCAGGCGCCGGGCGGTGTCGTCGGGGCCGCACCACTCGCCGGACTCCTCCTGGTGGGCGAGCTCCCCGAGCAGCGCCGGCAGGTCCTCGGGGCCGGGGTGGGCGGCCAGTACCTCCTCGCCCAGCCGAGCCAGCCATTCCCGTCCGTCCCGGGCCCAGTCGCGGGCGGCGGGGACGGCCAGCGCTCCGAGCCTGCGGACGGCCGGACGGACCGGGGGCAGCGGCCGCGTGCCGTCGGCGGTGCCGAGCAGCGGCACGAGCGGGATCAGTCCGGGCTGCGGGCCGCGGGGGACGAGCGCGCGCAGCGCGTCCACCAGGTCGTCCTTGGTCGTACCGGGCGCGGCGATCAGTGCGAGCAGCTGGTCCGTGTCGAGGCGGTCGCGACCGGTGTCCGCCCTCACGGCGCGCAGGGCCTGTGGGTCCCGCTCGATCCCGAAGAGGTCCCACGGTTCGCTGGCCCAGGGCCGGTCCGCCTCGCCGACGGTCCGTTTCCGCGCCACGTCACCGAGGTCCTCCCACCAGGCCCGGGGCCATGCCCCGGCGATCGACTCCACGACATGAACCCAGTGTTCACCGTCCCGGACGTAGCTCCGCAGCCCTTCCCGGGCCTCGGCGGATCCCGCCAGGGCGAGGAG
Coding sequences within:
- a CDS encoding fumarate reductase/succinate dehydrogenase flavoprotein subunit — protein: MAQVERQQWDVVVVGAGGAGLRAAIEARERGARTAVICKSLFGKAHTVMAEGGIAASMGNVNEHDNWQVHFRDTMRGGKFLNQWRMAELHAKEAPDRVWELETWGALFDRTPDGKISQRNFGGHEYPRLAHVGDRTGLELIRTLQQKIVALQQEDFKEYGDYEARLKVFQECTVTRVLKEGPRVSGAFCYERESGRFFVLEAPAVVLATGGIGKSFKTTSNSWEYTGDGHALALLAGAPLLNMEFVQFHPTGMVWPPSVKGILVTESVRGDGGVLRNSEGKRFMFDYVPDVFKEKYAESEAEGDRWYEDPDHNRRPPELLPRDEVARAINSEVKAGRGSPHGGVFLDVSTRMPAERIKRRLPSMYHQFKELADVDITAEPMEVGPTCHYVMGGIAVDSESAATVGVPGLFAAGEVAGGMHGSNRLGGNSLSDLLVFGRRAGLHAAQYAAAAGRPAVAQAEIDAAATEALAPFHAAEGAENPYTLHQELQTTMNDLVGIIRRAGEMAEALERLATLRVRASRAGVEGHRQFNPGWHLALDLRNMLLVSECVARAALERTESRGGHTREDCPSMERSWRPVNLLCRPVDPVPADPAADRIALVRTLTEPIRPDLLALFEKEELVKYLAEEELYE
- a CDS encoding succinate dehydrogenase/fumarate reductase iron-sulfur subunit, whose translation is MSTYDASFRIWRGDAEGGELRDFTVEVHDGEVVLDIVHRLQATQASDLAVRWNCKAGKCGSCSAEVNGRPRLMCMTRMSTFERSETITVTPLRAFPIVRDLVTDVSFNYAKAREVPAFVPPEGVAPGAYRMQQIDVERSQEFRKCIECFLCQDTCHVVRDHEENKGAFAGPRFLMRVAELDMHPLDAAEEAGLDRKRTAQEEHGLGYCNITKCCTEVCPEGIKITDNALIPLKERAVDRKYDPLVWLGNKIGRRQG
- a CDS encoding TPM domain-containing protein, with protein sequence MRGRETPHNLPIVIPPRSRPRRRTFARAGLALAAGLLAVSGWGAAGATPARAEDPVTLSQQGQITDLVGALGDRQGAVTAALDELYADRKIQLFVVYVRDFSGRSAQSWADATAQRNGLGQNDVLLAVATGARQYAYSADVDSGFTEQQLATVAQTAIEPALKQNDWAGAAIGAANGYNAVLGGQPVPVPTITPGPADPGGKGSGESGAGDFVLPVVAVGAAGALAAYAYTRRKRKYAAGGGRGTTTGPGWPEGAPDRLPLPELDATAKTLLVDTDDAVRTSTEELGFASAQFGEEAARPFVAALAYAKDELTQAFRLRQQLDDAYPEDDATRRRMLDEIVARCTEANRRLDAESADFDRLRDLEKNAPQALASVEERYLELTGRTTTAEATLTALARRYADSASAPVASNAEQAKDRLLFAATNLGLAHAAVDAADNGTAAVHVRSAEGAVDQAATLMDAVERRAQELAEAAGKLPGAQTETDTDLADARGLLTGTAEGTSTADLRGRIGRAEAVLADVRREEAAGRYDPIDALRRVEEADAALDEALAGARERESGRQRAVALLDQALLAARSSIGAATDYITTTRGAVGSRARTRLAEAGRHLERAVSVAAADPAGALAEAQRADGLAREAQQLAEQDVRAYQDPYAGRRPGGGQGGAVLGGIILGEILRGGRGGGGGFGGFGGGGGGFGGGFGGGGGGSGPGSFGGGGTRGRMGGGGRF
- a CDS encoding PspA/IM30 family protein, which encodes MSKQTILGRVTQLAKANINALLDQAEDPQKMLDQLIRDYSNNISEAEQAVATTIGNLRMLEADHKEDVEAAAEWGGKALAASKKADELRASGATADADTFDNLAKVALGRQIQSEKEATVAEPTIAAQTEVVDKLKSGLDAMRNKLTELQAKRDELVARAKTAQAQNTMLDAVKNIDVMDPTSDLARFEDKVRREEARALGRQELAASSLDAQFEALDDLGKTSEIEARLAALKSRKAA
- a CDS encoding DUF1062 domain-containing protein, whose amino-acid sequence is MLNTWVVAPTCLPLVLRRCHTCASERFRANGKFRVNANHKLLDAWLLVLCTACGDTAKLTVLERVHVRSVRPELLDRLHDNDPGLAAELLQDPVVRRRNHIALDWDGAWRLDTGGSDHLDREVIDVSVRFAARIPVRPVRLISEGCGLSRAEVERLITDGKLVSAVRLGGKLSGDFTFTLKR